A portion of the Limosilactobacillus reuteri genome contains these proteins:
- the groES gene encoding co-chaperone GroES, with protein MLKPLGDRVVLKAETEEEKTVGGIVLASNVKEKPTTGKVIAVGEGRTLENGQKLTPAVKEGDRVLFDKYAGNEVEYNGEKFLVVHAKDLVAIVE; from the coding sequence GTGTTAAAACCATTAGGAGATCGCGTTGTTCTAAAAGCTGAAACTGAAGAAGAAAAGACAGTTGGTGGAATTGTCCTTGCTTCCAATGTGAAGGAAAAGCCAACTACTGGAAAGGTTATTGCCGTTGGAGAAGGTCGTACTCTAGAAAACGGACAAAAGCTTACTCCAGCTGTTAAGGAAGGTGACCGCGTATTATTTGATAAGTACGCAGGCAACGAAGTAGAATACAACGGTGAAAAGTTCTTAGTTGTTCACGCTAAAGACTTAGTAGCAATCGTTGAATAG
- a CDS encoding MarR family winged helix-turn-helix transcriptional regulator produces MLIGRLVKQANNAMNQEMNAFAQQYGLTGTQMSIIDFLTHFPGNSCDQHQIENEFGIKRSTTTVLLQRMAKKNLIERYPSLEDRRQRIVTLTAEGQKLSSDVSAYITQYEEKLKANFSEQDISKIKRFLSTMIKEK; encoded by the coding sequence TTGCTAATAGGTCGTTTAGTAAAACAAGCTAACAATGCAATGAATCAAGAAATGAATGCATTCGCGCAGCAATATGGATTGACAGGGACGCAAATGTCAATTATTGATTTTTTAACGCATTTCCCGGGAAATAGTTGTGATCAACACCAGATTGAAAATGAATTTGGAATAAAGAGATCAACCACTACTGTATTGCTTCAACGAATGGCAAAGAAAAATTTGATTGAGCGTTATCCGTCACTAGAAGATCGTCGTCAAAGAATCGTTACTCTTACTGCAGAAGGTCAAAAATTATCTTCAGATGTAAGTGCGTATATTACACAATACGAAGAGAAATTAAAAGCAAATTTTAGTGAACAGGACATTTCGAAAATAAAACGATTCTTATCAACGATGATAAAGGAGAAATGA
- a CDS encoding APC family permease, producing MEKMKFQKITLFSGVMLALNSLIGSGWLFGAGTAAKVAGPAAILSWILGAIIIISIALTYVELGAMFPESGGMSRYAQYSHGPFLGFIAAWANWISLITLVPMEAVASVQYMSSWPWAWANWTHHFMKNGNITTPGLLVVFGFMLVFTLINFWSVKLMTRFTNLISIFKILLPTLTIVMLIAAGFHPSNFGHSVTTFMPYGSRSIFEAAAISGIIMSYDAFQTVINMGGEMINPHKNIVRGVLISMIITAVIYVMLQVAFIGAIDPNLLAQKGWHGINYTSPFADIAILLGMNWLAILLYMDAFVSPFGTGVAFVATASRALAAMTHTGHLPQWLGRLERHYMIPRFAMVVDLILAVVMVSLFRNWSLLATVITGSTLIAYLTGPVTVISLRKMDANLKRPFHPHFMSWLAPFAFVLTSLSIYWTMWPTTVQVIGVILLGLPIYLYYEVKYRHASGLRDLRNSYWMLAYLVFISIVSYIGSEGFGGKDWLKYPWDFVVIIICSLGFYRWAVASRMKKIDPAAEKVNAKVKMPEKDQ from the coding sequence ATGGAAAAAATGAAGTTCCAGAAGATAACGCTATTTTCTGGTGTAATGCTTGCCTTAAATTCCTTAATTGGTTCAGGGTGGTTGTTTGGTGCCGGAACTGCTGCAAAGGTTGCCGGACCAGCTGCTATTTTGTCATGGATCTTAGGAGCAATAATCATTATTAGCATTGCCCTTACTTATGTTGAATTAGGGGCAATGTTTCCAGAAAGCGGGGGAATGAGTCGTTATGCTCAGTATAGCCATGGTCCGTTTTTAGGCTTTATTGCTGCATGGGCAAATTGGATTTCATTAATCACGTTAGTCCCAATGGAAGCAGTAGCCTCAGTTCAATATATGAGTTCGTGGCCGTGGGCATGGGCAAATTGGACCCACCACTTTATGAAGAACGGTAATATTACGACTCCTGGATTGTTAGTTGTATTTGGCTTTATGCTAGTTTTTACTTTGATCAATTTCTGGTCGGTAAAATTGATGACTCGCTTTACTAATTTAATATCAATTTTTAAGATTTTATTACCAACATTAACAATTGTGATGCTTATTGCGGCGGGTTTTCATCCTAGTAATTTTGGTCATAGCGTAACTACTTTTATGCCATATGGTAGTCGTTCAATCTTCGAAGCAGCTGCTATTTCTGGAATTATTATGTCTTATGATGCCTTTCAAACGGTAATCAACATGGGAGGAGAAATGATTAATCCTCATAAAAATATCGTGCGAGGCGTATTGATTTCAATGATTATTACCGCTGTGATCTATGTCATGTTACAAGTTGCTTTTATTGGAGCAATTGATCCGAATTTATTAGCGCAAAAAGGATGGCATGGGATTAACTATACCTCTCCATTTGCTGATATTGCGATCTTGTTGGGGATGAATTGGCTTGCAATTTTACTATATATGGATGCTTTTGTTTCACCGTTTGGAACAGGGGTTGCGTTTGTGGCGACTGCCTCACGAGCATTGGCAGCAATGACTCATACCGGACATTTGCCCCAATGGTTAGGACGGCTAGAACGGCACTACATGATTCCGCGGTTTGCAATGGTTGTGGATCTAATTTTAGCGGTGGTAATGGTTAGTCTCTTCAGAAATTGGAGTTTGTTAGCCACTGTAATTACCGGTTCAACTTTAATTGCTTATCTTACCGGGCCAGTTACTGTAATATCGCTTCGCAAAATGGATGCTAATTTAAAGCGGCCGTTTCATCCACATTTTATGTCCTGGTTAGCGCCATTTGCATTTGTCTTGACGAGCCTTTCAATTTATTGGACAATGTGGCCAACAACTGTTCAGGTAATTGGGGTTATCTTATTAGGCTTACCAATCTATCTTTATTATGAAGTTAAGTATCGTCACGCATCAGGGCTACGTGACTTACGCAATAGTTATTGGATGCTGGCTTATCTTGTTTTTATCTCAATAGTTTCTTACATTGGGAGTGAAGGATTTGGCGGCAAGGACTGGTTGAAGTACCCATGGGATTTTGTTGTTATTATCATCTGCTCGCTAGGATTTTACCGGTGGGCTGTGGCTAGCCGGATGAAAAAAATCGATCCTGCGGCAGAAAAGGTTAATGCCAAGGTAAAGATGCCAGAAAAAGATCAATAG
- a CDS encoding YigZ family protein — MTEPYLTIAKNTTYEQTIKKSRFICSIARVSSEEEAQQFIASIQTANKKATHNCFAYMIGDNDQIQRESDNGEPSGTAGIPILESLKLAKIHDVVAVVTRYFGGIKLGAGGLIRAYSNTTTEAIHQAGLVQRIKQAILKITVTYALHDPLLYYLKENNLEVAGEEYGVNVETSIYVNETDLEDVKEKLINRFNDQLQITEGDQRFNEIPY, encoded by the coding sequence ATGACAGAACCATATTTAACAATTGCTAAAAACACCACTTATGAGCAAACAATTAAAAAGTCACGATTTATTTGCTCCATTGCCCGTGTCTCCTCAGAAGAAGAAGCTCAACAGTTTATTGCCAGCATTCAAACTGCCAATAAAAAAGCTACTCATAATTGCTTTGCATACATGATTGGTGACAATGACCAGATTCAGCGAGAAAGTGATAATGGCGAGCCGAGTGGAACAGCGGGAATTCCAATCCTTGAATCACTTAAACTTGCAAAAATTCACGATGTCGTAGCGGTGGTCACCCGTTATTTTGGCGGGATTAAACTAGGCGCAGGTGGCCTCATCCGGGCATACAGCAATACAACTACTGAAGCAATCCACCAAGCTGGTCTCGTTCAACGAATCAAGCAAGCAATTCTAAAAATCACTGTTACCTATGCCCTTCACGATCCTCTTCTTTACTACCTCAAGGAGAACAATCTTGAGGTTGCCGGTGAGGAGTACGGGGTTAATGTTGAAACAAGTATTTACGTAAACGAAACAGACTTAGAAGATGTCAAAGAGAAGCTCATTAATCGTTTTAACGACCAGCTTCAAATAACTGAAGGCGATCAGCGATTTAACGAAATTCCATATTAA
- a CDS encoding redox-sensing transcriptional repressor Rex, whose product MANKKIPRATAKRLPIYFRYLNVLKDANKQRVSSTELSEAVQVDSATIRRDFSYFGELGKRGYGYDVESLLKFFKGILHQDSLVSVALVGVGSLGSALLNFNFHQDTNLRISAAFDTKPEYANTVKSGIPIYPSEDMVKQLKEQQIDVVILTVPGIKAQHVADQLVEAGVKGILNFTPVRLSVPKNVQVQNIDLTNELQTLIYFIKNYTEDSIE is encoded by the coding sequence ATGGCTAATAAAAAGATTCCACGCGCGACTGCGAAACGGTTGCCAATATATTTCCGTTATTTAAATGTATTGAAAGACGCAAACAAGCAACGGGTATCATCAACTGAACTTTCGGAGGCTGTGCAAGTTGATTCGGCAACGATTCGTCGTGACTTTTCATATTTTGGTGAATTAGGTAAGCGGGGATACGGTTATGACGTTGAAAGTTTATTAAAGTTTTTTAAAGGAATCTTGCACCAAGACTCATTAGTTAGTGTTGCCTTAGTCGGGGTTGGTAGTTTGGGAAGTGCCTTGTTAAACTTTAATTTCCATCAAGATACCAATTTACGGATCAGTGCGGCATTTGATACTAAGCCAGAATATGCCAATACAGTCAAAAGCGGTATTCCAATTTACCCATCCGAGGATATGGTAAAGCAGTTAAAAGAGCAACAGATTGATGTTGTTATTCTAACTGTTCCTGGAATTAAGGCCCAACATGTTGCGGACCAATTAGTTGAAGCTGGTGTGAAGGGAATTCTTAACTTTACTCCTGTTCGTTTATCTGTGCCTAAAAATGTTCAAGTTCAAAATATTGACTTAACAAACGAACTTCAAACATTAATTTACTTCATTAAAAATTATACTGAAGATTCAATTGAATAA
- a CDS encoding APC family permease, whose amino-acid sequence MWRYLKRVLIGKPLKTLDEGQTHLTKFKALAMLSSDAISSVAYGPEQITTVLVTLSAAAIWYSIPIAAVVLVLLLAITLSYQQIIHAYPSGGGAYVVVTRNWGSDGGLFAGGSLLVDYMLTVAVSTTSGVEAITSAVPALYKFSIPIGIVIVLLIMFMNLRGMSESANFLTIPVYFFVIMMIVMVVWGGYNIATGHIHYRAIVDYGTPVSGMSFVLLIRAFSAGSSSLTGVEAVSNAVPNFNKPKEKNASTTLAIMSAILAFFFIAVIFFSFYLGVVPNSRTTILSQMAAQIFGGHGLGFYLLQLSTAMILAVAANTGFSAFPILAFNMAKDKYMPHAFMDRGDRLGYSNGIISLAIGAIILILIFHGQTNMLIPLYAVGVFVPFTLSQSGMIIHWFREREGFWLGKAFINLVGALISFVLVICLFWQHFANVWPYLIIMPLLLWMFHSIHRHYVKVAAQLRVAEKTKVQLHDYDGATVIVLVGNVTRVTRGAINYARSIGDYVIAMHVSFDENPGKEHKTANEFKAEYPDVRFVDIHSSYRSIAKPTLRFVDVIAKRAEARNYSTTVLVPQFIPKHPWQLALHNQTSVRLRALLNSRENIIVASYNYHLQE is encoded by the coding sequence ATGTGGCGCTATTTGAAACGTGTTTTAATCGGGAAACCGTTAAAAACCCTTGATGAAGGGCAAACACACTTAACTAAATTTAAAGCATTAGCCATGCTTTCTTCTGACGCAATATCGTCAGTAGCATATGGACCAGAGCAAATTACAACTGTTCTAGTAACTTTATCCGCAGCAGCAATCTGGTATTCAATTCCGATTGCGGCAGTTGTGTTGGTCCTTTTGTTAGCTATCACGTTATCATACCAACAAATCATTCATGCCTATCCTAGTGGTGGTGGTGCTTATGTCGTTGTCACACGGAATTGGGGGAGTGATGGGGGATTATTTGCTGGAGGATCATTACTAGTTGACTACATGTTAACGGTGGCCGTTTCAACGACATCTGGAGTTGAAGCGATTACTTCAGCGGTCCCTGCTTTATATAAATTTTCAATTCCAATCGGGATCGTTATTGTCCTGTTAATCATGTTTATGAATTTACGGGGAATGAGTGAAAGTGCAAACTTCCTCACAATTCCGGTATATTTCTTTGTTATTATGATGATTGTGATGGTAGTGTGGGGTGGCTATAATATTGCCACTGGTCATATTCATTACCGGGCAATTGTCGATTATGGAACACCGGTATCGGGAATGTCATTTGTTTTGCTTATTCGGGCATTCTCGGCTGGTTCGTCATCCTTAACAGGGGTGGAAGCTGTAAGTAATGCTGTTCCTAACTTTAATAAGCCTAAGGAAAAGAACGCCTCGACTACTTTGGCAATTATGAGTGCTATTTTAGCGTTCTTCTTTATTGCCGTTATCTTCTTTAGCTTTTATCTGGGGGTAGTTCCTAATTCACGGACAACAATTCTTTCCCAAATGGCTGCACAAATCTTTGGTGGACATGGGCTAGGTTTTTACCTGTTGCAACTTTCAACTGCAATGATTTTAGCGGTCGCTGCTAATACTGGTTTCTCAGCCTTTCCAATTCTTGCCTTTAATATGGCCAAAGATAAATATATGCCGCACGCGTTCATGGATCGTGGTGATCGGTTAGGTTACTCTAACGGAATCATTTCCTTGGCGATTGGAGCAATTATTTTGATCTTGATCTTCCATGGTCAGACTAATATGTTAATTCCGCTTTATGCAGTAGGGGTGTTTGTTCCATTTACTTTATCGCAGTCTGGGATGATTATTCACTGGTTTAGAGAACGGGAAGGCTTCTGGTTAGGGAAAGCCTTTATTAACCTAGTGGGGGCCTTGATTTCATTTGTTCTTGTTATTTGTTTGTTCTGGCAACACTTTGCAAATGTTTGGCCATACTTAATTATCATGCCGCTGCTTTTATGGATGTTCCATTCGATTCACCGACACTATGTAAAAGTAGCTGCTCAGTTGCGGGTTGCTGAAAAGACGAAAGTTCAATTACATGATTACGATGGTGCAACGGTGATTGTTTTAGTTGGTAATGTAACCCGGGTAACTCGTGGTGCAATTAATTACGCTCGGTCGATTGGCGATTATGTTATTGCCATGCATGTTTCGTTTGATGAAAATCCAGGCAAAGAGCATAAAACAGCAAATGAATTTAAAGCTGAATATCCAGATGTCCGTTTTGTTGATATTCACTCTTCGTACCGTTCAATCGCAAAACCAACGTTACGTTTCGTTGATGTGATTGCCAAGCGGGCAGAAGCAAGAAATTATTCGACGACTGTTCTTGTTCCTCAATTTATTCCTAAGCATCCATGGCAATTGGCCTTGCATAATCAGACCAGTGTTCGTTTACGGGCATTATTGAATTCCCGAGAGAACATTATTGTTGCTAGTTATAACTACCACCTTCAAGAATAG
- a CDS encoding IS30 family transposase translates to MTYKHLTTRELTLIADFWYQGTKAYRAAKLLQRSQETIYRVYRFLNDGKTIDQYLQTYQRHKRRCGRKQTQLPTIEVNYIHAQIKAGWTPDTIIGRHEHPISCSMRTLYRMFARNQYGFSVKQLPMKGKRHPNGYVEHRGKAGQLGRSIYQRYRDFPHYQHEFGHFEADTVQGKAHRGAVMTLVERQSKVMIVLNIHHKTDEAVNCQLDQWLAKLPRHFVKSITFDNGKEFAGWREIANKYDLHTYFAEVGAPNQRGLNENNNGLLRRDGLSKKLDFRDLPDELVTQLMHRRNNIPRKSLNYRTPLEVFLSHVTEEQLSPFF, encoded by the coding sequence ATGACCTATAAACATCTTACCACACGTGAATTAACTCTCATAGCTGATTTTTGGTATCAAGGTACTAAAGCTTATCGGGCTGCTAAATTACTTCAGCGTAGTCAAGAAACCATCTATCGTGTTTATCGTTTCCTCAACGACGGTAAAACCATCGACCAATATCTTCAGACTTATCAGCGACATAAGCGTCGTTGTGGTCGGAAGCAGACCCAACTGCCAACTATCGAAGTTAACTATATCCATGCGCAAATCAAGGCAGGTTGGACTCCTGATACTATTATTGGTCGTCATGAACACCCAATTAGCTGCAGTATGCGCACCCTTTATCGCATGTTTGCCCGCAATCAGTATGGCTTTTCCGTTAAACAGCTACCGATGAAAGGAAAACGCCATCCCAATGGCTATGTGGAACATCGTGGTAAAGCTGGCCAATTAGGACGCAGTATCTATCAACGATATCGTGATTTTCCGCATTACCAACATGAATTTGGGCACTTTGAAGCTGATACAGTTCAAGGTAAAGCTCACCGCGGAGCGGTAATGACGCTAGTAGAGCGACAATCCAAAGTAATGATTGTCCTTAATATTCATCATAAAACAGACGAAGCAGTGAATTGCCAGCTTGATCAATGGCTCGCTAAACTGCCACGTCACTTTGTTAAATCAATTACTTTTGATAACGGGAAAGAATTTGCTGGATGGCGAGAAATAGCCAATAAGTATGATCTTCACACCTATTTTGCGGAAGTCGGTGCTCCCAATCAACGAGGGTTAAACGAAAATAATAACGGCCTCTTGCGTCGTGATGGTCTTAGTAAAAAGCTAGATTTTCGCGATTTACCAGACGAACTAGTCACTCAGCTAATGCATCGTCGCAACAATATCCCACGAAAATCTCTTAATTATCGTACACCATTAGAAGTATTCTTGAGTCATGTCACAGAAGAACAACTTTCACCTTTTTTCTAA
- a CDS encoding IS30 family transposase: MTYTHLTTNELTIIAHSFVQKLKAYRVAQMINGCAETVYRVYRYLETGASIADYQDHYMRNKQRCGRKRTQLSLAELTYINDKIAQGWTPDTIIGRAERPISCNRRTLYRMFERSQFGFDVRSLPMRGKRHPNGYVERRGKAGQLGQSIHERAKDFPHYATEFGHLEADTVQGKKHQGAVMTLTERQSKVEIVLNVHEKTADAINQHLSQWLRKFPRHFFKSITFDNGKEFAGWREIANQFDLHTYFAEVGAPNQRGLNENNNGLLRRDGLTKQLDFRNLPDELVTQLMSKRNNLPRKSLGYRTPYEVFMSYVTDEQLFSF, from the coding sequence ATGACTTACACCCATCTTACCACAAACGAGCTGACAATCATCGCCCATTCTTTCGTGCAAAAGCTTAAAGCGTACCGAGTGGCCCAAATGATCAACGGTTGCGCCGAAACCGTTTATCGCGTTTATCGTTACCTGGAAACCGGTGCCTCAATTGCTGATTATCAAGATCACTATATGCGCAATAAGCAACGTTGTGGCCGAAAACGTACTCAGTTGTCACTGGCTGAACTCACTTATATCAACGACAAAATTGCCCAGGGGTGGACGCCTGATACCATTATTGGGCGCGCTGAGCGCCCAATTAGTTGTAACCGGCGAACTCTTTACCGGATGTTTGAACGTAGCCAGTTCGGCTTCGATGTCCGTTCCTTGCCGATGCGAGGTAAGCGGCACCCGAATGGCTATGTCGAGCGCCGCGGGAAGGCTGGCCAATTGGGGCAAAGTATTCACGAGCGTGCCAAGGACTTTCCGCACTATGCCACTGAATTTGGGCACCTTGAAGCTGATACCGTCCAAGGCAAAAAGCACCAAGGGGCGGTAATGACCCTGACCGAACGCCAATCGAAGGTCGAAATTGTACTCAATGTGCACGAAAAGACGGCTGATGCGATTAACCAACACTTAAGTCAGTGGCTTCGGAAATTCCCGCGGCACTTCTTCAAATCGATTACCTTTGACAACGGAAAAGAATTCGCCGGCTGGCGCGAGATTGCCAATCAATTTGACCTTCACACTTACTTTGCCGAGGTTGGTGCTCCCAATCAACGAGGGCTGAACGAAAACAACAACGGTCTTTTACGCCGGGATGGCTTAACGAAACAGCTAGATTTCCGCAATCTTCCTGATGAATTGGTAACCCAACTGATGAGTAAGCGAAATAACCTGCCCCGTAAATCACTAGGCTATCGAACTCCATATGAAGTATTCATGTCTTACGTCACTGATGAGCAACTATTTTCTTTCTAA
- the groL gene encoding chaperonin GroEL (60 kDa chaperone family; promotes refolding of misfolded polypeptides especially under stressful conditions; forms two stacked rings of heptamers to form a barrel-shaped 14mer; ends can be capped by GroES; misfolded proteins enter the barrel where they are refolded when GroES binds), with amino-acid sequence MAKEIKFSEDARSAMLSGVDKLADTVKTTMGPKGRNVVLEQSYGTPTITNDGVTIAKSIELENQFENMGAKLVSEVASKTNDIAGDGTTTATVLTQAIVNAGMKNVTSGANPVGIRRGIDKATEVAVEALKKMSHDVKTKDDIEQIASISAANPEVGKLIADAMEKVGHDGVITIEDSRGVDTSVDVVEGMSFDRGYMSQYMVTDNDKMEADLDNPYILITDKKISNIQDILPLLQSVVQEGRALLIIADDITGEALPTLVLNKIRGTFNVVSVKAPGFGDRRKAQLQDIAVLTGGTVISDDLGMSLKDATVDQLGQANKVTVTKDATTIVDGAGSKEAIQERVDQIKQEIAKSTSDFDKEKLQERLAKLSGGVAVVKVGAATETELKEKKYRIEDALNATRAAVQEGFVPGGGTALINVIPALDKIEADGDELTGINIVKAALEAPVRQIAENAGVEGSVIVNELKNEKEGIGYNAADGKFEDMIKAGIVDPTMVTRSALQNAASVSALLLTTEAVVADKPDPNANNQAAAAPQGGMGGMM; translated from the coding sequence ATGGCAAAAGAAATTAAGTTTTCTGAAGATGCACGGAGCGCTATGCTCAGTGGTGTTGATAAATTAGCTGATACTGTTAAGACAACGATGGGTCCAAAGGGACGGAATGTTGTTTTGGAACAAAGCTACGGCACACCAACTATTACTAATGATGGTGTAACTATTGCTAAGAGCATTGAACTTGAAAACCAATTTGAAAATATGGGTGCAAAGTTAGTATCCGAAGTTGCTTCAAAGACTAACGATATTGCCGGTGATGGTACTACAACCGCTACTGTTTTAACCCAAGCAATTGTTAATGCTGGTATGAAGAACGTTACCTCTGGTGCAAACCCAGTTGGTATTCGTCGTGGTATTGACAAGGCTACCGAAGTTGCTGTTGAAGCTTTGAAGAAGATGTCACACGATGTAAAGACCAAGGATGATATCGAACAAATCGCTTCTATTTCAGCTGCTAATCCAGAAGTTGGTAAGTTAATTGCTGATGCAATGGAAAAGGTTGGCCATGATGGTGTAATTACTATCGAAGATTCTCGTGGTGTTGACACTAGTGTTGATGTTGTTGAAGGAATGAGCTTTGATCGTGGTTATATGTCACAATACATGGTAACTGATAACGACAAGATGGAAGCAGACCTTGACAACCCATATATTTTGATTACTGACAAGAAGATTAGTAATATCCAAGACATTTTGCCATTGCTTCAATCAGTTGTTCAAGAAGGCCGTGCTCTCTTGATCATTGCTGATGACATTACTGGTGAAGCATTACCAACTCTTGTATTGAACAAGATTCGTGGTACCTTTAATGTTGTTTCTGTTAAGGCTCCTGGCTTCGGTGACCGTCGTAAGGCTCAACTTCAAGATATTGCTGTTTTGACTGGCGGTACTGTTATTTCTGACGACCTTGGGATGAGTCTTAAGGATGCTACTGTTGATCAATTAGGTCAAGCAAACAAGGTTACAGTTACAAAGGATGCTACTACTATCGTTGATGGTGCTGGTTCAAAGGAAGCTATCCAAGAACGTGTTGACCAAATTAAGCAAGAAATTGCTAAGTCAACTTCCGACTTCGACAAGGAAAAGCTTCAAGAACGTCTTGCAAAGCTTTCAGGTGGGGTTGCCGTTGTTAAGGTTGGTGCCGCAACTGAAACTGAATTGAAGGAAAAGAAGTACCGGATTGAAGATGCCTTGAACGCTACTCGTGCTGCTGTTCAAGAAGGATTTGTTCCTGGTGGTGGAACTGCTTTAATTAACGTAATTCCTGCTCTTGACAAGATTGAAGCCGATGGTGATGAATTAACTGGTATCAATATTGTTAAGGCTGCCCTTGAAGCACCAGTTCGTCAAATTGCTGAAAATGCTGGTGTTGAAGGATCTGTTATTGTTAATGAATTAAAGAACGAAAAAGAAGGTATTGGTTACAACGCTGCAGATGGCAAGTTTGAAGATATGATTAAGGCTGGTATTGTTGACCCAACAATGGTTACCCGTTCTGCTCTTCAAAACGCTGCTTCCGTATCAGCATTGCTTCTTACTACTGAAGCGGTTGTTGCTGATAAGCCAGATCCAAATGCTAATAATCAAGCTGCTGCTGCTCCACAAGGCGGCATGGGCGGTATGATGTAA
- a CDS encoding YbaK/EbsC family protein, producing MSGKNKAGYYLATILENKRLNMKKLKENLSTSRFSFARPEELAMKLGITSGAVSPFNLFNDKQHQVTFIIDADIFKNEELIGCHPNINTATVILRTKDLLQIIKLNGNPVKTVQL from the coding sequence ATTTCGGGAAAAAATAAAGCTGGCTATTATTTAGCTACAATCTTAGAAAATAAGCGTCTCAATATGAAAAAATTGAAAGAGAATCTATCGACTAGTCGGTTTTCATTTGCCCGCCCAGAAGAATTAGCTATGAAGTTAGGAATAACAAGTGGGGCTGTTTCACCCTTTAACTTGTTTAATGATAAACAACATCAGGTTACCTTTATTATTGATGCTGATATCTTTAAGAACGAGGAGTTAATAGGGTGTCACCCAAACATTAATACGGCCACGGTGATTTTGAGAACAAAAGATTTGCTTCAAATAATAAAGCTGAATGGTAATCCAGTTAAGACAGTTCAACTATAA